ATCGGCCCTGGGCCCCAGGATGTTGGCGAACCGCAGCACACACACGGCCACATCGGGCCGCCGCCGGGCGAAGCCCCGCACATACCCCTCGACCTCGACCGCGTCCTTGGCGAAGCCACCGCTGGGCAGCGACTTGGGCGGCGTGGTCTCGGTGAAGACGGCCGGATCCCGCGGCGCCGACCCGTACACGCTCGTACTGGACTTGATCACCAGCCGCTTGACGGTCGGCGACTTCTGGCAGGCACCCAGCAGCTGCATGGTGCCGATGACGTTGTTCTCCTTGACCGACGCCCGGCTGCCGCCCTTGCCCAGCGGCGTCCCCGTGACGTCCATGTGCACGACGGTGTCGACCTCGTGCTCGGCCAGGACGCGGGCGATCGTGGGCTGGCGGATGTCGGCCCGTACGAACAGGGCGTCGCCCAGACTGTGCCCGGGCGGTACGACATCCACCCCGATCACCCGGTCCACCTCGGGATCGCGCTGGATACGCCGTACAAGCCGGCCCCCGAGCTGCCGGGCCACTCCGGTGACGAGCACGACCTTCCCCAAGATCAGCGCCTCCCCCTTCGGTCTGCCACAACGGCCACCGTATCGGTTCGATGTTGCGCTGTGATGACCGCACGATGCATGAAGTCACCGCCCCCACTGCCCCCAGAACGCACCGAAGCCCTCCCACCGTGCTGGTGGAAGGGCTTCGGAAACACGTACAGCTGCCGCTTACTTCTTGTTGCGACGCTGAACGCGGGTGCGCTTGAGCAGCTTGCGGTGCTTCTTCTTAGCCATCCGCTTGCGCCGCTTCTTGATAACAGAGCCCACGACTACCCTCGCTCACTTCATTTTCACTCGGTGCGGGGCGTCTGGGCCCACACGACCTACGTCGGCCTAGCCTACCTGCCGCCGAGTGAGGGACGTAATCCGAGGGAAGACCCCAGGCCCCCCTAGGCCTTTCTACGCTGTTTCGACCCCCACGAAGGACTCGCGAAGGTACTCGTGAACCGCTTGCTCCGGCACCCGGAAGGACCTTCCCACCCGGATCGCCGGCAGATGACCGCTGTGCACCAGTCGGTACACGGTCATCTTGGACACTCGCATTACCGAGGCGACTTCCGCCACGGTCAGGAACTTGACCTCGTTGAGAGGCCTCTCACTGCCAGCAGCCATGACCCACCTGAACCTTCCGCACACGACGGGCACCGGCTTCCCCTTCCGGTGACTCTTCGTCGTTGTGCGCTCACTCCCCAGACTAGGGGCGGGTGGTGCGAGTGGGGAAGAGGAGCAGCCATCGGACGCCTACCGTGACAGACACGCTCGATTGAGTACATAGCGAGTAAGCGGTCGGTAGTAATCAGACCGCACAGCGTCATCAAGCGGAACGGCTACGGACACCCGCCCCTCAGCCTCTCCGACGAACAGCGCGGGATCATCCGTATCCGCCAGTCCGATGGCCTCAATACCCAGCTGACCTGCACCGCAGACCCACCCGTGATCCCCCACAACGAGCCCCGGAAGCCTGCCGCCACCCCCTGCGGCACCCTCCAGAGCGACCCGAACCGGCAGTGGAGAATGGGTGTGCACGCCGGGCTCACTACCGGGGGCTCGCGCGCCTGCTTCACGCACCAGCGCGACTCCCCGTACGTAGTCAAGGTTGTACGTACGTACGCCGAACCGGGTCGTTATGTCGACACTCCGGCCCTGCGCAGGGGTGAGAACCTCACACCCCGCCGCCGACAAAGCGTCTGCCAACTCGGCGTAGAACCCGAGAAGCCGGTGCGGATGCCCGGTCCCGAAGAGCACCGGAACCTCCTGCACAACAGCTTCCGCAAGCCGCGCGGCGAAGGCGTCGAGCGCCGCCAACGTCAGCTCCGGATCAATGACATCGGGCCCGGCCCGATGGTCAGGATCGTCGGAGACCCCGCATTTGTCAGCCATCAGCCGCAACAAATCCCTTTCCCCCCACCCCCATTCGGGATCGAGGCCGAGGGTCACACGAGGATCGCGGGCGGCGAACAACCGATAACTCCGCAGACTCTCCTCCCGAGAGGTGGCCACGGGCCCGGCCAACCGGGCGGCCAGCAAATGCGCACGCAGCGCCCCAGTGCTCAACACCCTCCCGATGCTGCCGCACCAGGTCACACCAGGGGCCAAAACCCCAAATACGCCCCACAGTTGGCGTAACGCCCGAGCGCGCATCCCACCCCGCTACGCCAGCAACCCCCGCAAGGGAAACGCCGCCCGCCGAGCAGCCAGCACAGCCTGATCGAGCCGATCCGCAGGGTCGTACCCCGACTCCCACTCCCGCCACGACACGGGCCACCGCCCATCGGTCATCCGACCGGGCCCCAACTCCCGCGTACGGGCGAACACTTCATCCCGCCAAGAAGCCGGAATTACCGTCTCCGGATCAACCTCCGCATGCGCGGCGATCCCCACCAGATGGGTCCAGGACCGCGGCACCACATCCACCACCGCGTATCCACCCCCACCCAGAGCAACCCACTTCCCACCCTCCACATACGCATGGGCCATCTCATGACAGGCCACCTGCACAGCCCGCTGCCCGTCGACGGACACAGCCAGATGCGCCAGCGGATCCTCGAAGTGCGTATCGGCCCCATGCTGCGTAACGAGCACATCAGGCCGGAAGTCGTCCAACAGCTCAGGCACCACCGCATGAAAGGCCCGCACCCACCCCGCATCCCCGGTCCCCGCCGGCAACGCGACATTCACCGCGGACCCTTCACCGGCCCCGTCGCCCCCGGTCTCCTCGGCCCACCCGGTCCCGGGAAAAAGCATCCGGGGATGCTCGTGCAGCGAAATGGTCAGCACCCGCGGATCGTCCCAGAATGCGGCCTGGACCCCGTCCCCGTGATGGACGTCCACATCCACATACGCGACCCGCTCGGCCCCGAGCTCCAACAACCGCGCCACAGCCAGAGCGGCATCGTTGTAGATGCAGAACCCCGAAGCGGCCCCCGGCATCGCATGATGCAGCCCGCCCGCGAAGTTCACCGCATGCTCGGCATCCCCCCGCCACACCGCTTCCGCGGCCCCCACGGACTGCCCCGCGATCAGAGCGGAGGCCTCGTGCATCCCCACGAACGCCGGATCGTCAGCGGTCCCGATCCCGTACGCGGAATCAGCGCTCCCAGGGTCCGCCGAAGCAGCCCGTACGGCCTCGATGTAGTCAGCCCGGTGCACCAGCCCCAGCGTAGAGTCCCCGGCAGCCCGCGCCGCAACAACCTCAACAGCCTGATCAAGCCCCAGAGCCCTCACGAGCCCCATGGTCAGCGCCAGCCGCACCGGATCCATGGGATGCCCGGCCCCGAAGTCATACTTCGTTACTGCTTCGTCCCACATCAACAGTCCGCGGCCGCTCATGCCCGCCACCGTATCGGGCGTCCCCGGCCCCGAACGACCTGGCATAGAAGAGCGTCACCAGCACCAGGACCATCGGCACGATCATGGCCCCGCGATAGCTCCAGGCGTCTCCCAGAGCCCCCACCAACGGCGACCCCACCAAGAACCCGACGTAGTTGAAAACGTTCAGCCGGGCGACAGCGGCATCACTGCTCCCCGGAAACAACCGCCCCGCCGCCGCGAAGGTCTGCGGCACGATCACGCACAACCCGAACCCCAGCAAGGTGAACCCGGCCATCCCCACCCAGGGCCCGGGCGCCACAGCCACCACCCCGAACCCCACAGCAGCCACCACACTCCCCGCCCGCACGACCGCCACAGCCCCGAACCGCCGCACCCCGAGGTCCCCGACAGCCCGCCCCAGGAGGGTCGTCACCATATAGACGTTGTACGGAACGGTGGCCAGCTGCTCGGAGCTCCCCAGCACGTCCTGCAGATACTTGGCGCTCCAGTTGGAGACGGTCGAGTCCCCGATGTACGCGAACGACATCACCAGGCACAGCGGCAGCAGCATCTTGAAGACAACGCCCCCGCCGGCACCCTCACCGGCACCGACGTCGCCAGCCCCACCCTTCGCATCGGCATACCACCGGCTCGCCACCAGACACACGGGCACCAGCACGGCCACCACCGGCAGATACAGCACCACCAGCGACAGATGCCAGTGCGCCCCGACCCAGGCCAGCGAGGCCCCGGCTATCCCGCCGAGGCTGTACGCCGCATGGAAGCCGAGCATGATGCTCCGCCCGTACGCCCGCTGAAGGCTGACCCCCAGCATGTTCATGGAGGCGTCCAGCGCCCCCACGGACAGCCCGAACACCCCCAGCGCCACGGCCGCCTGCCACAACTGGTCCCCGGCCGCGACCCCGAGCAGAGCCAGCATCACCACGGGCTGCACCCACCGCAGTACGGAACTGGGCCGCACCCGCGCCACCAGCTTCTCCGTGACGACGCTGCTGACGCCGGCCAGGACCGGAACCGCCGCAAGAAAGACGGGCAGCAGCCCGTCGGATATCTCGTAGCGGTCCTGGATGGCAGGAATCCTCGTCACCAGCAGAGCGAAGGCCGCGCCCTGCGCGAAGAAGCTGATCCCGAGGGACACCCTGCCGTGCCGCAGGCGAACATCTGTCGTCATGGCCGCACATTAGGCCCCCGCCCTACCCATGGGTAGATGGATCAAGCAAGCAATTGCCCCAGATCCGCCATCTTCGAGAAATACCCCTGCGCCCCCGCGAGCCGCTCTTCGGGAGTCATCGCCGTAAACCCGTACACATCCATCCCCGCGGCCTGGGCGGCAGCGACCCCGAGCGGACTGTCCTCGACGACCACACACCGCTCCGGCGACACCCCCATCCGCTCGGCGGCATGCAGGAACAGATCGGGCGCCGGCTTCCCGCGCCCCACGTCCTCGGCGCTGAAGACCCACTCCTCCTCGAACCACTCGTCGAGCCCGGTCCTCCGATGCCCCACCCGGATCCGCTCGTGCGTCCCGGACGAGGCCACGCAGTACGGCACCCCCTCCGCGACGAGCCCGCCCAGCACGTCGACGACCCCGGCGACGGGCTCGAGCTCCCGCTCGAAGGCGGCGAAGACACGAGCGTGCAGCGCGTCGTCGAACCCGTCGGGCAGCTGCTGCCCGGTCCGCTCCAGCACGAGATCGTGCACCCGGTGCACGGCGGCCCCCATGTAGTCGCGAAGCGACTCCTCATAGGTGGTGGGGTGTCCCAGCTCGGTGAGATATCCGGCGAGGATGGTGTTGGAGATCGGCTCACTGTCCACGAGGACGCCGTCGTTGTCGAAGATGACCAGGTCGTATCGCATGTCCTGACCCTAAACGCAAAAATGCCTCAACCCCCGAGCAAACGCTCGGGGGTTGAGGCTAAAAATTGTTCGGCGGCGTCCTACTCTCCCACAGGGTCCCCCCTGCAGTACCATCGGCGCTGAAAGGCTTAGCTTCCGGGTTCGGAATGTAACCGGGCGTTTCCCTAACGCTATGACCACCGAAACACTATGAAATTGAACCACCGGATATGGACACGGTTGTTCGTTATTTCAGAACTAACACAGTGGACGCGAGCAACTGAGGACAAGCCCTCGGCCTATTAGTACCAGTCAGCTCCACCCGTTACCGGGCTTCCACATCTGGCCTATCAACCCAGTCGTCTACTGGGAGCCTTAACCCCTCAAAGGGGGTGGGAATACTCATCTCGAAGCAGGCTTCCCGCTTAGATGCTTTCAGCGGTTATCCTTTCCGAACGTAGCCAACCAGCCATGCCCTTGGCAGGACAACTGGCACACCAGAGGTTCGTCCGTCCCGGTCCTCTCGTACTAGGGACAGCCCTTCTCAATATTCCTACGCGCACAGAGGATAGGGACCGAACTGTCTCACGACGTTCTAAACCCAGCTCGCGTACCGCTTTAATGGGCGAACAGCCCAACCCTTGGGACCGACTCCAGCCCCAGGATGCGACGAGCCGACATCGAGGTGCCAAACCATCCCGTCGATATGGACTCTTGGGGAAGATCAGCCTGTTATCCCCGGGGTACCTTTTATCCGTTGAGCGACAGCGCTTCCACAAGCCACTGCCGGATCACTAGTCCCGACTTTCGTCCCTGCTCGACCCGTCGGTCTCACAGTCAAGCTCCCTTGTGCACTTACACTCAACACCTGATTGCCAACCAGGCTGAGGGAACCTTTGGGCGCCTCCGTTACTCTTTAGGAGGCAACCGCCCCAGTTAAACTACCCATCAGACACTGTCCCTGATCCGGATCACGGACCGAGGTTAGACATCCAGCACGACCAGAGTGGTATTTCAACGGCGACTCCACCATGACTGGCGTCACAGCTTCAAAGTCTCCCACCTATCCTACACAAGCCGAACCGAACACCAATATCAAACTGTAGTAAAGGTCCCGGGGTCTTTCCGTCCTTCTGCGCGAAACGAGCATCTTTACTCGTAGTGCAATTTCACCGGGCCTATGGTTGAGACAGTCGAGAAGTCGTTACGCCATTCGTGCAGGTCGGAACTTACCCGACAAGGAATTTCGCTACCTTAGGATGGTTATAGTTACCACCGCCGTTTACTGGCGCTTAAGTTCTCAGCTTCGCAACCCCGAAAGGTCACTAACCGGTCCCCTTAACGTTCCAGCACCGGGCAGGCGTCAGTCCGTATACATCGCCTTACGGCTTCGCACGGACCTGTGTTTTTAGTAAACAGTCGCTTCTCGCTGGTCTCTGCGGCCACCCCCAGCTCAGGAAGCAAGTTCCTTCACCGGTGATGGCCCCCCTTCTCCCGAAGTTACGGGGGCATTTTGCCGAGTTCCTTAACCATAGTTCACCCGAACGCCTCGGTATTCTCTACCTGACCACCTGAGTCGGTTTAGGGTACGGGCCGCCATGAAACTCGCTAGAGGCTTTTCTCGACAGCATAGGATCATCCACTTCACCACAATCGGCTCGGCATCAGGTCTCAGCCTTAATGTGTGACGGATTTGCCTATCACACGGCCTACACCCTTACCCCGGGACAACCACCGCCCGGGCTGGACTACCTTCCTGCGTCACCCCATCGCTTACCTAGTACAGATCTGGGTCACCGGCTCCACCACTTCCCTCAACTCCGAAGAGATCAGGACGGCTTCACGGGCTTAGCATCGTCTGATTCAGTATTGGGCGTTTCAAAGCGGGTACCGGAATATCAACCGGTTGTCCATCGACTACGCCTGTCGGCCTCGCCTTAGGTCCCGACTTACCCTGGGCAGATCAGCTTGACCCAGGAACCCTTAGTCAATCGGCGCACACGTTTCTCACGTGTGTATCGCTACTCATGCCTGCATTCTCACTCGTGAACCGTCCACCACTGCCTTCCGGCGCGGCTTCACCCGGCACACGACGCTCCCCTACCCATCCCAGCCCCCGTTGGGGGTATGTGCTGGAATGACACGACTTCGGCGGTACGCTTGAGCCCCGCTACATTGTCGGCGCGGAATCACTTGACCAGTGAGCTATTACGCACTCTTTCAAGGGTGGCTGCTTCTAAGCCAACCTCCTGGTTGTCTCTGCGACTCCACATCCTTTCCCACTTAGCGTACGCTTAGGGGCCTTAGTCGATGCTCTGGGCTGTTTCCCTCTCGACCATGGAGCTTATCCCCCACAGTCTCACTGCCGTGCTCTCACTTACCGGCATTCGGAGTTTGGCTAAGGTCAGTAACCCGGTAGGGCCCATCGCCTATCCAGTGCTCTACCTCCGGCAAGAAACACACGACGCTGCACCTAAATGCATTTCGGGGAGAACCAGCTATCACGGAGTTTGATTGGCCTTTCACCCCTAACCACAGGTCATCCCCCAGGTTTTCAACCCTGGTGGGTTCGGTCCTCCACGACCTCTTACAGCCGCTTCAACCTGCCCATGGCTAGATCACTCCGCTTCGGGTCTAGAGCGTGCAACTCAATCGCCCTATTCGGACTCGCTTTCGCTACGGCTTCCCCACACGGGTTAACCTCGCTACACACCGCTAACTCGCAGGCTCATTCTTCAAAAGGCACGCAGTCACGACCCATTGAGTAAACTCAATGAGCGACGCTCCCACGGCTTGTAGGCACACGGTTTCAGGTACTATTTCACTCCGCTCCCGCGGTACTTTTCACCATTCCCTCACGGTACTATCCGCTATCGGTCACCAGGGAATATTTAGGCTTAGCGGGTGGTCCCGCCAGATTCACACGGGATTTCTCGGGCCCCGTGCTACTTGGGTGTCTCTCAAACGAGCCGCATGAATTTCAGCTACGGGGGTCTTACCCTCTACGCCGGACCTTTCGCATGTCCTTCGCCTATCCATACGGTTTCTGACTCGTCTCACAGCCGGCAGACTGTGAAAGAGAGATCCCACAACCCCGCATGCGCAACCCCTGCCGGGTATCACACGCATACGGTTTGGCCTCATCCGGTTTCGCTCGCCACTACTCCCGGAATCACGGTTGTTTTCTCTTCCTGAGGGTACTGAGATGTTTCACTTCCCCTCGTTCCCTCCACATACCCTATGTGTTCAGGTATGGGTGACAGCCCATGACGACTGCCGGGTTTCCCCATTCGGAAACCCCCGGATCAAAGCCTGGTTGACGGCTCCCCGGGGACTATCGTGGCCTCCCACGTCCTTCATCGGTTCCTGGTGCCAAGGCATCCACCGTGCGCCCTTAAAAACTTGGCCACAGATGCTCGCGTCCACTGTGCAGTTCTCAAACAACGACCAACCACCCGTCATACACCACTCACGCGGTGCTGTACCGGGGCCGGCAACCGAAGGACAGACTCAAACGAGCCCGTACCTTCAGATACCCAACAGCGTGCCCGACCCGATCCCTCTTCGCTCAACGTTCCACGCCGAAGCAGTACTTGTTGTGCTGAAGAGACCGTGCCGAGTAGTCAACGTTCCACCCATGAGCTAACCACCGTCGAACATTTGCCGACGTAGTGGCTCTGGATTCCTTGCGGAATCTAGATGCTCCTTAGAAAGGAGGTGATCCAGCCGCACCTTCCGGTACGGCTACCTTGTTACGACTTCGTCCCAATCGCCAGTCCCACCTTCGACAGCTCCCTCCCACAAGGGGTTGGGCCACCGGCTTCGGGTGTTACCGACTTTCGTGACGTGACGGGCGGTGTGTACAAGGCCCGGGAACGTATTCACCGCAGCAATGCTGATCTGCGATTACTAGCAACTCCGACTTCATGGGGTCGAGTTGCAGACCCCAATCCGAACTGAGACCGGCTTTTTGAGATTCGCTCCGCCTCGCGGCATCGCAGCTCATTGTACCGGCCATTGTAGCACGTGTGCAGCCCAAGACATAAGGGGCATGATGACTTGACGTCG
The sequence above is drawn from the Streptomyces sp. NBC_01465 genome and encodes:
- a CDS encoding phosphatase → MLSTGALRAHLLAARLAGPVATSREESLRSYRLFAARDPRVTLGLDPEWGWGERDLLRLMADKCGVSDDPDHRAGPDVIDPELTLAALDAFAARLAEAVVQEVPVLFGTGHPHRLLGFYAELADALSAAGCEVLTPAQGRSVDITTRFGVRTYNLDYVRGVALVREAGARAPGSEPGVHTHSPLPVRVALEGAAGGGGRLPGLVVGDHGWVCGAGQLGIEAIGLADTDDPALFVGEAEGRVSVAVPLDDAVRSDYYRPLTRYVLNRACLSR
- a CDS encoding 30S ribosomal protein bS22; translated protein: MGSVIKKRRKRMAKKKHRKLLKRTRVQRRNKK
- a CDS encoding acetoin utilization protein AcuC; the encoded protein is MSGRGLLMWDEAVTKYDFGAGHPMDPVRLALTMGLVRALGLDQAVEVVAARAAGDSTLGLVHRADYIEAVRAASADPGSADSAYGIGTADDPAFVGMHEASALIAGQSVGAAEAVWRGDAEHAVNFAGGLHHAMPGAASGFCIYNDAALAVARLLELGAERVAYVDVDVHHGDGVQAAFWDDPRVLTISLHEHPRMLFPGTGWAEETGGDGAGEGSAVNVALPAGTGDAGWVRAFHAVVPELLDDFRPDVLVTQHGADTHFEDPLAHLAVSVDGQRAVQVACHEMAHAYVEGGKWVALGGGGYAVVDVVPRSWTHLVGIAAHAEVDPETVIPASWRDEVFARTRELGPGRMTDGRWPVSWREWESGYDPADRLDQAVLAARRAAFPLRGLLA
- a CDS encoding helix-turn-helix domain-containing protein, producing the protein MAAGSERPLNEVKFLTVAEVASVMRVSKMTVYRLVHSGHLPAIRVGRSFRVPEQAVHEYLRESFVGVETA
- a CDS encoding NAD-dependent epimerase/dehydratase family protein, which translates into the protein MGKVVLVTGVARQLGGRLVRRIQRDPEVDRVIGVDVVPPGHSLGDALFVRADIRQPTIARVLAEHEVDTVVHMDVTGTPLGKGGSRASVKENNVIGTMQLLGACQKSPTVKRLVIKSSTSVYGSAPRDPAVFTETTPPKSLPSGGFAKDAVEVEGYVRGFARRRPDVAVCVLRFANILGPRADSPLVEYLSLPVLPTVFGYDPRLQFVHEDDVVDVLRVAVHEPRRGTLNSGTFNIAGEGVLLLSQCSRRLGRPTVPVLLPAVTWVGSALRTVGVTDFSPEQIRLLTHGRVVSTTQMRETLGFVPAYSTAEAFEDFACSRGVGLLPPEVLARTVDRVSGFVSSAGKERS
- a CDS encoding MFS transporter; the encoded protein is MTTDVRLRHGRVSLGISFFAQGAAFALLVTRIPAIQDRYEISDGLLPVFLAAVPVLAGVSSVVTEKLVARVRPSSVLRWVQPVVMLALLGVAAGDQLWQAAVALGVFGLSVGALDASMNMLGVSLQRAYGRSIMLGFHAAYSLGGIAGASLAWVGAHWHLSLVVLYLPVVAVLVPVCLVASRWYADAKGGAGDVGAGEGAGGGVVFKMLLPLCLVMSFAYIGDSTVSNWSAKYLQDVLGSSEQLATVPYNVYMVTTLLGRAVGDLGVRRFGAVAVVRAGSVVAAVGFGVVAVAPGPWVGMAGFTLLGFGLCVIVPQTFAAAGRLFPGSSDAAVARLNVFNYVGFLVGSPLVGALGDAWSYRGAMIVPMVLVLVTLFYARSFGAGDARYGGGHERPRTVDVGRSSNEV
- a CDS encoding HAD family hydrolase, with amino-acid sequence MRYDLVIFDNDGVLVDSEPISNTILAGYLTELGHPTTYEESLRDYMGAAVHRVHDLVLERTGQQLPDGFDDALHARVFAAFERELEPVAGVVDVLGGLVAEGVPYCVASSGTHERIRVGHRRTGLDEWFEEEWVFSAEDVGRGKPAPDLFLHAAERMGVSPERCVVVEDSPLGVAAAQAAGMDVYGFTAMTPEERLAGAQGYFSKMADLGQLLA